In one window of Pseudomonadales bacterium DNA:
- a CDS encoding class I SAM-dependent rRNA methyltransferase — protein sequence MQSITLTQRAEKRLKNGHLWIYSNELDAAKSSLKQLAEGEQVAVCNSAGKVFAHALVNPNGLICGRIVARKTPFGKKQLRGRLVSALALREKAFSQPCYRLVYAEGDYLPGLIIDRYNDICVVQINSLGMAVYTEEIANILMHIMPLRGVLFRNDGASRKQEGFAALENQVFGDVPDRVEISENGTRFLVPVMEGQKTGWFYDHRENRAKIASLSAGKRVLDVFSYAGAWGLQCLNAGAESLTAVDISSFALDCLEANADLNGYADTVRCFEGKAFEAMEA from the coding sequence ATGCAAAGTATTACCCTTACTCAGCGTGCAGAAAAACGGCTAAAAAACGGCCATTTATGGATTTATTCAAATGAGCTAGATGCCGCAAAAAGCAGTTTGAAACAGCTTGCCGAGGGCGAGCAAGTCGCGGTTTGCAATAGTGCGGGTAAGGTTTTTGCACATGCCTTAGTTAATCCAAATGGGCTGATTTGTGGCCGTATCGTTGCACGCAAAACACCATTTGGTAAGAAGCAGCTGCGCGGCAGACTCGTCAGCGCTTTAGCATTGCGCGAAAAAGCTTTTAGCCAGCCCTGCTATCGCCTGGTGTATGCCGAGGGCGACTATCTTCCAGGGTTGATCATCGATCGTTACAACGATATTTGTGTGGTGCAAATTAATAGCTTGGGCATGGCTGTTTATACAGAAGAAATCGCCAATATCTTGATGCATATTATGCCTCTTCGCGGCGTGTTATTTCGAAATGATGGCGCCAGCCGTAAACAAGAGGGTTTTGCTGCGCTTGAAAACCAAGTCTTTGGTGACGTGCCGGATAGGGTTGAAATTTCAGAAAATGGTACTCGCTTCTTAGTGCCTGTGATGGAAGGCCAGAAAACCGGCTGGTTCTACGATCATCGTGAGAATCGCGCCAAGATTGCCTCGCTTTCTGCAGGTAAACGAGTGTTAGATGTATTCAGCTATGCTGGTGCGTGGGGTCTGCAATGTTTAAACGCCGGGGCGGAGAGTTTAACCGCGGTTGATATTTCAAGCTTTGCTTTAGATTGCTTAGAGGCTAATGCTGATTTGAATGGTTATGCTGATACCGTTCGTTGTTTTGAGGGAAAGGCTTTTGAGGCAATGGAGGC